In the Lascolabacillus massiliensis genome, one interval contains:
- the metH gene encoding methionine synthase, translated as MKLENLLSDRILILDGAMGTMIQRYNLTEEDFRGDRFRDFDVLLKGNNDLLSITRPDVISEIHREYLAAGADIIETNTFNSTSISMQDYKMSHLAGEINRAAVKLAREAADEFTKLTPEKPRFVAGSIGPTNKTASMSPRVEEPMYRAATFDHFKSAYKEQIFALVEGGADLLLIETIFDTLNAKAAIFAAEEVAAETGINTPIMLSVTLSDKAGRTLSGQTLGAFVASVSHANPLLIGLNCSLGAAELKPYVKELGKAAPFYISTYPNAGLPNQLGEYDETPEKMASQIREFIDERLINVVGGCCGTTPEHISKYVDLVKGAIPHERSKPSEYMQLSGLEMLEVSPQINFLNIGERCNVAGSRKFLRLIKEQKYEEALDIARKQVEDGAQVLDINMDEGLLDGVKEMTNFLNMLASDPDVSRVPIMIDSSDWNVLEAGLKCVQGKPILNSISLKNGEVEFLRQAKLAQMYGAAVVVMAFDETGQAASYERRIEICERAYRLLTENGFDPKDIIFDPNILAIATGMDEHKNYAVDFIESVTWIKENLPHAKVSGGVSNLSFSFRGNDYIRELMHSAFLYHAINAGLDMGIVNPSQSVIYEDIPENEKQLVEDVIFNRNDDATERLMAYAEKIKKDKSTDTEQAKSEEWRNYTLDERLSYALVKGISDHMEEDLAEALRIYPRAVDIIDKPLMEGMNRVGNLFGAGKMFLPQVVKAARAMKKAVSILQPVLEAEKSTEESNKAGKILLATVKGDVHDIGKNIVSIVLSCNNYDIIDLGVMVPPEKIIETIKKEKPDIVGLSGLITPSLGEMGVVAEEMQKAGLNIPLLIGGATTSKLHTALKIEPKYSGPVVYVKDASQAPSAVANLMNRESRQEYIEKVKEEYERLRENYSQKEVELVTIDEARENAYKIDWNSFESYKPNSLGRIKLDKINIAEIIPWLDWKFLFPAWNLSARFHTITRIGKSDEERAKWIESFREDDREKGKEAIKLYDDAVEMLNKFVSDDVDYIRAVFGIYEAYSDNDTIYVKGDAKEDYTAFPFLRQQKKSRKNEYYCLSDFTAPLESGKKDYIGAFAVTAGFGADDQLERYSVEGDEYNGLLMKSLLDRLAEAATEWLHAKVRREYWGYASDEDLTIDEMLAVRFQGIRPAVGYPSIPDQTTNFTLHDLLSTEEIGIKLTENGVMHPNASVSGLFFSHPQSKYFGIGEIDEAQMVDYANRKKKNPDEIRKFLMANLV; from the coding sequence ATGAAATTGGAAAACTTATTATCCGATCGCATATTGATACTGGATGGTGCGATGGGAACAATGATACAGAGATATAATCTCACTGAAGAGGATTTCAGAGGTGATAGGTTCAGGGATTTTGATGTACTGCTGAAAGGTAACAACGACCTGCTCTCAATTACACGGCCTGATGTGATTAGTGAGATACATCGTGAGTATTTGGCAGCAGGAGCTGATATTATTGAAACAAATACATTTAATTCGACATCAATCTCAATGCAGGATTACAAGATGAGTCATCTTGCAGGTGAGATTAACAGGGCTGCTGTGAAATTAGCCAGGGAGGCGGCAGACGAGTTTACAAAACTTACACCAGAAAAACCTCGTTTTGTTGCAGGTTCGATAGGACCTACTAATAAAACAGCGTCAATGAGTCCGCGTGTTGAAGAGCCTATGTATCGAGCTGCCACTTTTGACCACTTTAAGTCTGCATATAAAGAACAGATTTTTGCGCTTGTGGAGGGTGGTGCAGACCTGCTGCTTATTGAAACTATTTTTGATACTCTTAATGCCAAAGCTGCAATTTTTGCTGCTGAGGAAGTTGCTGCTGAAACAGGGATCAATACTCCTATAATGCTTTCAGTAACACTTTCGGATAAGGCTGGAAGAACCTTATCCGGACAGACACTTGGTGCTTTTGTTGCGTCTGTAAGTCACGCCAACCCTCTACTGATTGGCTTAAACTGTTCTCTGGGTGCAGCAGAGCTCAAACCTTATGTCAAAGAATTGGGTAAAGCAGCTCCATTCTATATATCAACATATCCAAATGCAGGCTTGCCAAATCAACTGGGAGAGTATGATGAGACTCCCGAAAAGATGGCTTCACAGATAAGAGAATTTATAGATGAGAGACTGATCAATGTCGTAGGCGGATGCTGTGGTACAACACCTGAGCATATTTCAAAATATGTTGATCTGGTTAAAGGCGCTATTCCTCACGAGAGATCCAAACCGTCTGAATATATGCAACTTTCCGGATTAGAGATGCTTGAGGTTTCTCCTCAAATAAATTTTCTAAATATTGGAGAGAGATGTAATGTTGCAGGTTCGCGAAAATTCCTGAGACTCATCAAAGAGCAAAAGTATGAAGAGGCCCTTGATATTGCACGCAAGCAGGTAGAGGATGGAGCACAGGTACTTGATATAAATATGGATGAGGGTTTGCTGGATGGCGTTAAAGAGATGACTAATTTCCTTAATATGCTTGCTTCCGATCCCGATGTTTCAAGAGTACCAATAATGATTGATTCATCCGACTGGAATGTACTTGAGGCTGGATTGAAATGTGTCCAGGGTAAACCAATCTTAAACTCTATCTCATTAAAAAATGGTGAAGTGGAGTTTCTGAGACAGGCAAAACTAGCACAGATGTATGGTGCAGCAGTAGTTGTTATGGCATTTGATGAAACGGGTCAGGCCGCCAGTTACGAGCGACGTATAGAAATTTGTGAACGTGCATACAGATTACTCACAGAGAATGGATTTGACCCTAAAGATATAATCTTTGATCCAAATATTCTGGCAATTGCCACAGGTATGGATGAGCATAAGAACTATGCAGTGGATTTTATTGAATCTGTTACCTGGATAAAAGAGAATCTGCCACATGCTAAAGTTAGTGGAGGAGTCAGTAATCTCTCGTTCTCATTCAGAGGGAATGACTATATACGTGAATTGATGCACTCAGCATTTCTTTATCATGCTATAAATGCAGGTCTCGACATGGGAATAGTTAACCCATCACAATCTGTTATTTATGAGGATATTCCTGAAAATGAGAAGCAGCTTGTAGAGGATGTTATATTCAACAGGAATGATGATGCTACCGAACGGTTAATGGCTTATGCCGAGAAAATTAAAAAAGATAAATCAACTGATACTGAACAAGCAAAAAGTGAAGAGTGGCGCAACTATACTCTTGATGAAAGATTAAGTTATGCTCTTGTAAAGGGTATCAGTGATCACATGGAGGAGGATCTTGCAGAAGCTCTAAGAATATACCCCCGAGCTGTGGATATTATCGATAAACCACTGATGGAGGGTATGAATCGTGTAGGAAATCTGTTTGGTGCAGGTAAAATGTTTCTCCCTCAGGTTGTTAAGGCAGCAAGAGCTATGAAGAAGGCTGTATCAATTTTACAGCCGGTGCTTGAAGCAGAAAAATCAACTGAAGAATCAAATAAAGCAGGAAAGATTTTACTTGCTACTGTAAAAGGTGATGTTCATGACATAGGGAAGAATATTGTTTCAATTGTATTGTCATGTAATAATTATGATATTATAGATCTTGGAGTAATGGTACCTCCTGAAAAGATTATTGAGACAATAAAAAAAGAAAAGCCCGATATTGTTGGGTTGAGTGGACTGATTACTCCATCACTTGGCGAAATGGGTGTAGTCGCTGAAGAGATGCAGAAAGCAGGCTTAAATATACCTTTGCTGATTGGTGGTGCTACAACCTCTAAGCTGCATACTGCACTCAAGATTGAACCTAAATATAGTGGACCGGTAGTTTATGTGAAAGATGCTTCACAGGCTCCCTCAGCGGTGGCTAATCTGATGAATAGAGAGAGCAGGCAGGAGTATATTGAAAAAGTTAAGGAGGAGTATGAGCGACTCAGAGAGAATTATTCACAAAAAGAAGTTGAGCTGGTCACGATTGATGAGGCAAGAGAGAATGCTTATAAAATCGACTGGAACTCTTTTGAGTCTTACAAGCCTAATAGTCTTGGCCGCATAAAATTGGATAAAATAAATATCGCTGAAATAATTCCATGGTTGGATTGGAAGTTTCTGTTTCCTGCATGGAATCTCTCAGCACGCTTTCATACAATTACAAGGATTGGTAAGAGTGATGAAGAGAGAGCTAAATGGATTGAAAGTTTCAGGGAGGATGACCGTGAAAAAGGAAAAGAAGCTATCAAGCTATATGACGATGCTGTAGAAATGCTGAATAAATTTGTATCAGATGATGTGGATTACATAAGGGCTGTATTTGGGATTTATGAAGCATACAGTGATAATGATACTATTTATGTTAAAGGTGATGCTAAAGAAGATTATACTGCATTCCCTTTCCTGCGTCAACAGAAAAAGTCAAGAAAGAATGAATATTATTGCCTGAGTGATTTTACTGCACCACTTGAATCAGGCAAGAAGGATTATATAGGAGCTTTTGCTGTAACTGCAGGCTTTGGAGCCGATGATCAGCTTGAGAGATATAGTGTCGAAGGAGATGAGTACAATGGACTGCTTATGAAGTCTCTTCTCGACAGATTAGCCGAGGCAGCAACAGAGTGGTTGCATGCAAAAGTTCGTCGTGAGTACTGGGGCTACGCCAGTGATGAGGATCTTACAATAGATGAAATGCTTGCTGTAAGGTTCCAGGGTATTCGTCCTGCTGTTGGATATCCATCTATTCCGGATCAGACTACCAATTTTACATTGCATGATCTTCTTTCAACAGAAGAGATTGGTATAAAACTCACTGAGAATGGTGTTATGCATCCAAATGCATCAGTTAGCGGACTCTTCTTTTCACATCCTCAATCTAAATATTTTGGAATTGGTGAAATTGATGAGGCTCAGATGGTGGATTATGCGAATAGAAAAAAGAAGAATCCCGATGAGATCAGAAAATTCCTTATGGCCAATTTAGTTTAA
- a CDS encoding nucleoside recognition domain-containing protein: MNFKKYILVPAMKKSGATTLWLLKIILPISLVVRFLGYFGVLEFLAGFLDPVFMNLGLPGSTAIIFITSVFLPLYAPLAIITSMSLTLRELTILALMCQIAHNLPVESAVQAKTGTTFWGMTTLRITMSILTGYILNVILPADMGMPLFVHSDVVVIDSIGMLLLIWIKSSLKISILITVVIFSLNLLYNLLHAFKLIPKLSKGVEPLLKFFGLSANTGFLWLIGYIVGVAYGGALMMDQLKDGRVTQEEANLLNHHLAVSHSAIEDNLLFVALGVSIWWILGVRFALAWVVVWSRRLIIRLSSRKKVNYNAYF; this comes from the coding sequence ATGAATTTTAAAAAATATATTTTGGTGCCGGCCATGAAGAAGTCCGGTGCCACCACTTTGTGGCTGCTGAAAATTATCCTGCCAATCTCTCTTGTTGTCAGGTTTTTAGGATATTTTGGTGTACTTGAATTTTTAGCTGGATTTCTTGATCCCGTTTTTATGAATCTGGGACTTCCGGGAAGTACTGCTATCATTTTTATAACATCTGTTTTTCTTCCTCTTTATGCACCATTGGCTATTATAACTTCTATGAGTTTGACGTTAAGAGAACTCACTATTCTTGCTCTCATGTGTCAGATTGCTCATAACTTGCCTGTTGAGAGTGCTGTTCAGGCAAAAACAGGAACTACATTCTGGGGAATGACAACACTGCGAATCACAATGAGTATATTAACAGGTTATATACTTAATGTAATATTGCCGGCTGATATGGGAATGCCCCTGTTTGTGCACTCAGATGTAGTTGTTATTGATTCAATCGGTATGCTTTTGCTAATATGGATTAAAAGTTCACTTAAAATCTCAATATTGATTACAGTTGTAATTTTCTCACTTAATCTGTTATATAATCTTTTACATGCTTTCAAGCTTATTCCAAAGCTGAGCAAGGGAGTTGAGCCATTGTTGAAGTTTTTTGGACTCTCGGCAAATACCGGCTTTCTATGGCTGATTGGTTATATCGTAGGGGTGGCTTATGGTGGTGCTCTTATGATGGATCAGTTGAAAGATGGGAGAGTTACGCAAGAAGAGGCTAATCTGCTGAACCATCATCTTGCTGTATCTCACTCTGCTATTGAAGATAATCTGTTATTTGTTGCTCTGGGTGTGTCGATCTGGTGGATATTGGGCGTAAGGTTTGCATTAGCATGGGTAGTTGTATGGTCCCGACGACTAATAATAAGGTTATCAAGTAGGAAGAAAGTCAATTATAATGCTTATTTTTGA
- the smpB gene encoding SsrA-binding protein: MNQPQINIKNKRATFDYELLEMFTAGIVLTGTEIKSIRLGKASLVDTYCQFEGSGLWVRNMNISPYFYGTYNNHDSRRDRKLLLNKNELRKIRRLTKETGYTIIPVRLFINEKGLAKIVIAVARGKKQYDKRQSLREKEDKRTMDRMFKK; encoded by the coding sequence ATGAATCAGCCTCAAATAAATATAAAAAACAAGCGAGCCACATTCGATTATGAATTGCTGGAAATGTTTACAGCAGGAATCGTTCTTACAGGTACGGAGATCAAGTCGATTCGTCTCGGTAAGGCAAGCCTGGTAGATACTTACTGCCAGTTTGAGGGCTCTGGTTTGTGGGTTCGTAATATGAACATTTCGCCATATTTTTATGGAACATATAATAATCATGATTCACGTAGGGATCGCAAACTGTTGCTGAACAAAAACGAACTGCGTAAAATAAGGAGGCTTACAAAAGAAACAGGTTACACGATTATACCTGTAAGATTGTTTATAAATGAAAAGGGATTGGCTAAAATTGTAATTGCTGTTGCCAGAGGTAAGAAACAGTATGACAAGCGTCAGTCATTGAGAGAGAAAGAGGATAAACGTACTATGGACAGAATGTTTAAGAAGTAA
- a CDS encoding YIP1 family protein yields the protein MWREILVIITQLIVASPKAWKDINREKRTYNEFLNRFLHPLFGIIALTSFIGGLWISQDGNMESALKNSIISIVAVYGGYFIASYAINDLAPRFGLEKNLSMYQKFVGFASAVIYLLYIVIPFFPGFIILWVCALYTIHLVYTGAQSFILIKEDRLTNFTLIASALIILAPATIHQLFSITIK from the coding sequence ATGTGGAGAGAAATTTTAGTAATAATCACACAACTTATTGTAGCTTCTCCAAAAGCCTGGAAAGATATTAATAGGGAAAAGAGGACTTATAACGAGTTTCTTAACCGTTTTCTGCATCCGCTTTTTGGAATAATAGCACTAACTTCATTTATAGGGGGATTGTGGATTTCACAAGATGGTAATATGGAAAGTGCATTAAAGAACTCTATAATAAGCATTGTTGCAGTTTACGGAGGTTATTTTATTGCATCTTATGCGATAAATGATCTTGCACCAAGATTTGGTTTGGAGAAAAACCTGTCAATGTATCAGAAATTTGTCGGTTTTGCTTCAGCTGTGATTTATTTGTTGTATATTGTTATTCCCTTTTTTCCCGGTTTTATTATTTTATGGGTATGTGCACTATATACTATTCACCTGGTGTATACCGGAGCTCAGAGTTTTATCTTGATAAAAGAGGATAGACTTACAAATTTCACTCTTATTGCTTCAGCATTGATAATTCTTGCACCGGCTACTATTCATCAGCTTTTTTCCATAACAATTAAATAA
- a CDS encoding outer membrane beta-barrel protein translates to MNSEDKIRKQFQSKFNDFTVPPPSDGWMRLDESLNNISLTRKMVVRRRWQYASSAAVILLLMVGGLFYMNRPEVADAPLLSDAAPSSTEVTTEVELNPQSEAEVVKPQLFVSRSVTTAVPVVEEIVVEPTNPVDIIADYIDHEESQDYEVIEKNRFSEESIIAEADYSLLYADYDMGSEEEYILSFGGKGGLTSFHQTVNSPMTLRSAAVSGEANFIDESEKMFQANNFRDNIAEMEHDQPISFGVTISKSIAHNLSVETGLIYSYLYSKSKNTSNTLQNKQTQSLHYLGVPLNLNYQLFSLKDLNVYVSLGGMIEKDVYGKFREEGVGQTLDDQSKSVVIIDEKITQRNPQLSVNTGLGLSYPIYKDLKLYGKIGGAYYFDAKNEFKTIYSDRKIVMDLSLGLRYEFK, encoded by the coding sequence ATGAATTCAGAAGATAAAATAAGAAAACAGTTTCAATCTAAATTCAATGATTTTACAGTACCTCCTCCGTCAGATGGCTGGATGAGGCTGGATGAGTCGTTGAATAATATATCTCTCACTAGAAAGATGGTTGTTCGCCGCAGATGGCAGTATGCTAGCTCTGCTGCTGTAATTTTATTATTGATGGTGGGGGGACTGTTTTATATGAATAGACCTGAGGTAGCAGATGCTCCTCTTTTATCGGATGCAGCTCCATCATCAACAGAGGTTACTACTGAAGTGGAGCTTAATCCGCAATCAGAAGCAGAAGTGGTAAAACCTCAACTGTTTGTAAGCAGGAGTGTGACAACAGCTGTTCCTGTTGTAGAAGAGATTGTTGTGGAGCCAACAAACCCTGTTGATATAATTGCTGATTATATTGATCATGAAGAGTCGCAGGATTATGAGGTTATTGAGAAAAATAGGTTTAGTGAAGAGTCAATAATTGCTGAAGCTGATTATTCACTGCTATATGCTGATTATGACATGGGCAGTGAAGAGGAGTATATATTGTCGTTCGGTGGAAAGGGTGGACTGACCTCATTTCATCAAACTGTAAACTCACCGATGACATTAAGGAGTGCTGCTGTTTCGGGTGAGGCTAATTTTATTGATGAGTCTGAGAAGATGTTCCAGGCAAATAATTTCAGAGACAATATAGCCGAAATGGAGCATGATCAGCCAATCTCATTTGGAGTAACAATTTCAAAATCAATAGCACATAATCTATCTGTAGAAACAGGTCTGATATACTCATACCTCTACTCAAAAAGCAAGAATACAAGTAATACGCTCCAGAATAAACAGACACAAAGTCTGCATTATCTGGGAGTACCTCTAAATCTTAACTACCAACTCTTTTCTTTAAAAGATCTGAATGTGTATGTATCATTGGGTGGTATGATTGAGAAAGATGTTTATGGTAAATTCCGTGAAGAGGGAGTTGGTCAGACATTAGATGATCAGAGCAAGTCTGTTGTAATAATTGATGAAAAAATAACTCAAAGAAATCCTCAGCTGTCGGTAAATACAGGTCTCGGGTTATCCTACCCAATCTACAAAGATCTTAAACTGTACGGTAAAATTGGAGGTGCTTACTACTTTGACGCTAAGAATGAATTTAAAACAATTTACTCAGACAGAAAAATCGTGATGGATTTGAGTCTGGGTCTCAGATATGAATTCAAGTAA
- a CDS encoding RNA polymerase sigma factor, producing MDDSQLISACKKQNRDAQRALYERFAPVMMSVCVRYCGDEDIARDLLHDGFIRVFTQIGSFTGEGSFEGWLRRIFVNLALENYRKEKRKNLFLEEYVQMYINESEDQADDLLDIEDIPREVVFEMIRNLPTGYRTVFNLYIFEDMSHKEIAEELGINEAASRSQFFRAKTLLKKKIEAMLEKNHQRKVQ from the coding sequence ATGGATGATTCGCAACTAATATCAGCGTGTAAGAAACAGAACCGGGATGCACAAAGAGCATTATATGAGAGATTTGCTCCTGTAATGATGAGTGTGTGTGTACGTTATTGCGGTGATGAGGATATTGCACGCGATTTGTTGCACGATGGATTTATCCGTGTTTTTACGCAGATTGGCTCTTTTACGGGCGAAGGTTCTTTTGAAGGATGGCTAAGACGAATATTTGTAAATCTGGCGCTTGAGAATTATCGGAAAGAAAAGAGAAAAAATCTATTTCTGGAAGAGTATGTACAGATGTATATTAATGAATCCGAAGATCAGGCAGATGATTTACTCGACATAGAAGATATTCCCAGGGAAGTTGTATTTGAAATGATCAGAAACTTACCAACGGGATACAGAACTGTGTTTAATCTATACATTTTTGAAGATATGTCGCATAAAGAAATTGCTGAAGAACTGGGCATAAATGAAGCTGCTTCGAGGTCTCAATTCTTTCGGGCTAAAACTTTATTAAAGAAGAAGATTGAAGCCATGCTTGAAAAAAACCATCAAAGAAAAGTACAATGA
- the sppA gene encoding signal peptide peptidase SppA: MKDFLKIVLASVLGFLIAQIILFFIAMIMFVGAASSFMGSMTSDKFILQENSVLNLKLSGTIVERTAEPDPFTSMLGSDYITEMGLNDIVSAIRKAKNNSKIKGIYIDSREVSASMATLAEIRSELESFKESGKFVVAYADSYNQAGYYLASTADKIAINPQGMLDIHGLAANPIFIKDALDKLGVKMQIFKVGTYKSAVEPFTQNEMSEANREQISSYLNDTWSFIRKDLAESRSLSIEKIDSLANIFTLTQSTDFLLAENLVDTILYETEMKEYLRSLLNIDSDKKIPSATVADMKSVKTKSIEKTSNTIALLYAHGNIVSGNGSSNIQDKHFVNEIEKLRKDKDIKAVVFRVNSGGGSAYASEQIWKAIENLKKEKPVVVSMGDYAASGGYYISANANKIVAQPTTLTGSIGIFGMFPDLEGTTKKLGVHTDVVKTNEFSDFGNLTRPMKDSEKQIMQKYIEKGYDLFLTRCAEGRGIPKDTLAQYAEGRVWTGNQALEIGLVDELGGIERAIEIAAELANLGKSYVVFEYPKLRSPLEELLQPAKEELVAKTIRQYLGDSYDTFMLLKEIKEQDYLQARIPFELNIK; the protein is encoded by the coding sequence ATGAAAGATTTTCTAAAAATCGTGCTTGCTTCTGTTTTGGGATTTCTCATTGCTCAAATTATACTGTTTTTCATAGCAATGATAATGTTTGTAGGTGCTGCAAGCTCATTCATGGGTTCAATGACCTCTGATAAATTTATCCTTCAGGAAAACTCAGTACTAAACTTAAAGTTAAGTGGAACTATTGTTGAACGGACCGCTGAACCTGATCCGTTCACATCAATGTTAGGTTCAGATTACATCACTGAGATGGGGTTAAACGATATTGTAAGTGCCATCCGCAAAGCAAAGAATAACAGCAAGATTAAAGGAATTTACATAGACTCTCGTGAAGTTTCCGCATCAATGGCTACTCTTGCAGAGATCCGTAGTGAGCTTGAAAGTTTCAAGGAGAGCGGCAAATTCGTTGTTGCTTACGCCGACAGCTACAACCAGGCAGGCTATTATCTGGCATCTACAGCCGATAAGATAGCTATCAATCCTCAGGGAATGCTCGATATTCATGGTCTGGCCGCAAACCCAATTTTTATCAAGGATGCACTTGACAAGTTGGGAGTAAAAATGCAAATATTTAAAGTGGGCACATATAAATCTGCAGTTGAACCATTCACTCAGAACGAGATGAGTGAAGCCAACAGAGAGCAGATCTCTTCATATCTGAATGATACATGGAGCTTCATAAGAAAAGACCTTGCAGAATCTCGCTCACTATCAATAGAAAAGATCGACTCGCTTGCCAACATATTCACATTGACACAGTCAACCGATTTCCTTCTTGCAGAGAACCTGGTTGACACAATTCTCTATGAAACTGAGATGAAAGAATATCTCAGATCACTACTGAATATCGACAGCGATAAAAAGATCCCATCGGCAACTGTTGCTGATATGAAATCGGTAAAAACCAAATCCATTGAGAAGACAAGCAATACTATTGCACTCCTCTATGCACATGGGAATATTGTTTCAGGCAACGGTTCTTCTAACATTCAGGATAAACATTTTGTCAATGAGATTGAAAAGCTGAGAAAAGATAAAGATATCAAAGCAGTTGTTTTCAGAGTAAACTCAGGAGGAGGCAGTGCTTATGCTTCAGAGCAGATATGGAAAGCTATAGAAAATCTTAAGAAAGAAAAACCAGTGGTTGTTTCTATGGGTGACTATGCAGCTTCAGGCGGATACTATATTTCTGCTAACGCCAACAAGATAGTGGCACAGCCAACAACACTTACAGGTTCTATCGGTATATTTGGTATGTTCCCCGATCTTGAAGGAACAACTAAGAAACTGGGCGTTCACACCGATGTTGTGAAGACCAACGAGTTTTCCGATTTCGGAAACTTGACACGACCAATGAAAGATAGCGAAAAACAGATAATGCAGAAATATATTGAGAAGGGATATGACCTGTTCCTCACACGTTGTGCTGAAGGACGCGGTATTCCAAAAGATACGCTTGCTCAATATGCAGAGGGGCGTGTTTGGACAGGAAACCAGGCACTCGAGATTGGTCTGGTAGACGAACTTGGAGGTATAGAAAGAGCCATTGAGATTGCCGCTGAGCTTGCAAACCTTGGCAAGAGTTATGTTGTGTTTGAATACCCAAAACTGCGCTCACCACTTGAAGAGCTTCTGCAACCTGCTAAGGAAGAGCTTGTTGCAAAAACCATCAGGCAGTACCTGGGTGATAGTTACGATACATTCATGCTTTTGAAGGAGATTAAAGAACAGGATTATCTCCAGGCACGCATCCCTTTCGAGTTGAATATTAAATAA
- the lpxK gene encoding tetraacyldisaccharide 4'-kinase produces MDIPKVEIRKSLLPLSWLYGTVVSFRNWLFNKNILKQRSFSIPVICVGNITAGGTGKTPHIEYLIRLLSPKFKVAVLSRGYKRKSKGFLIVDTNSNVRNVGDEPLQIKKKFPDTLVVVDKNRVNAIEKIMSIEKEERPDVILLDDGFQHRHVRPSLSIVLADCNRPVFEDRLLPAGLLREPLKSIDRASVVVVTKCNPDMQPIDFRIYSNGLNLYPFQELFFTTFDYDKLSPVFPELHPEVVSINDLRKKHLFLVTGIASPEPLVRKLEYKTYNLYTMFFSDHHNFTRKDIQSIENMVNSVEDENKIIVTTEKDAVRFRDLAYLPENIKNIMYYLPVRVTFLNNKERITFNKKIVEHVRNYKTNSRLS; encoded by the coding sequence ATGGACATTCCTAAGGTTGAAATCCGCAAATCCTTACTGCCCTTATCGTGGCTGTACGGGACCGTTGTGAGTTTCAGAAACTGGTTGTTCAATAAAAATATACTCAAACAGCGGTCGTTCAGCATCCCTGTCATATGTGTGGGGAACATAACAGCAGGAGGTACAGGAAAGACACCTCATATAGAGTATCTTATACGATTACTTTCTCCTAAATTCAAAGTTGCTGTATTAAGCAGGGGATATAAACGAAAAAGCAAGGGTTTTCTAATCGTTGACACCAATTCTAATGTAAGAAATGTTGGCGATGAACCATTGCAGATAAAAAAGAAGTTTCCCGACACCTTGGTTGTTGTTGATAAGAACAGGGTGAATGCTATAGAAAAAATCATGTCTATCGAAAAAGAGGAGCGTCCCGATGTTATACTACTAGATGATGGCTTTCAACATCGTCATGTAAGACCATCATTATCAATTGTGCTGGCTGACTGTAACAGACCAGTGTTTGAAGACAGATTATTGCCTGCGGGACTGCTGCGAGAGCCTCTTAAGAGTATAGATAGGGCTTCTGTTGTGGTAGTTACAAAGTGTAATCCTGATATGCAGCCCATTGATTTCAGAATATATTCAAACGGACTGAATCTATATCCATTTCAGGAACTATTCTTCACTACATTCGATTATGACAAGCTGAGTCCGGTATTCCCTGAGCTTCATCCTGAAGTGGTATCTATAAACGACCTGCGCAAAAAGCATCTGTTTCTTGTAACTGGTATCGCCTCACCTGAGCCACTTGTAAGAAAACTTGAGTATAAGACATATAATCTATACACAATGTTCTTTTCGGATCATCACAACTTTACCAGAAAAGATATTCAATCAATAGAGAATATGGTAAATAGTGTTGAAGATGAAAATAAGATAATTGTGACTACTGAAAAGGATGCAGTTCGCTTCCGTGATTTGGCTTATTTGCCGGAGAATATTAAGAATATTATGTACTACCTCCCGGTGAGAGTGACATTTTTAAATAATAAAGAGAGAATAACATTTAACAAAAAAATAGTAGAACATGTTAGAAACTATAAAACAAACAGCAGATTATCTTAA